A region of Thermobifida halotolerans DNA encodes the following proteins:
- a CDS encoding 3-hydroxybutyrate dehydrogenase has protein sequence MTTHDFHPDTAPPPAPAVAGTSVDVDLTGRTALVTGAASGIGRACAVRLAAAGAAVRLADLNRAALDELAEQGVGEPFCVDLTDLDAAEDVARGVDIVVNNAGVQTVCPVQDFPPERFSLILRLMVEAPFRIVRAALPHMYAGGWGRIVNISSVHGLRASAYKSAYVTAKHGLEGFSKVVALEGAPHGVTSNCVNPGYVRTPLVEKQIADQARTHGVPADEVVETVLLARSPIKRLVEPAEVAEMVAYLCCPEASFVNGASLTVDGAWSAS, from the coding sequence ATGACGACGCATGACTTCCATCCCGACACGGCGCCGCCCCCCGCGCCCGCCGTGGCCGGGACGTCCGTTGACGTGGACCTCACGGGCAGGACCGCCCTGGTGACCGGAGCGGCGAGCGGCATCGGCCGGGCCTGCGCCGTCCGGCTGGCCGCCGCCGGGGCCGCCGTCCGCCTCGCCGACCTGAACCGGGCCGCTCTGGACGAACTCGCCGAGCAGGGCGTGGGCGAGCCGTTCTGCGTGGACCTGACCGACCTGGACGCGGCCGAGGACGTGGCGCGCGGCGTCGACATCGTGGTCAACAACGCCGGAGTGCAGACGGTCTGCCCCGTCCAGGACTTTCCTCCCGAACGCTTCTCCCTCATCCTGAGACTCATGGTCGAGGCGCCGTTCCGGATCGTGCGGGCCGCGCTGCCGCACATGTACGCCGGCGGCTGGGGCCGGATCGTCAACATCTCCTCCGTGCACGGGCTGCGGGCCTCCGCCTACAAGTCCGCCTACGTGACCGCCAAGCACGGCCTGGAGGGCTTCTCCAAGGTGGTCGCGCTCGAGGGCGCACCGCACGGGGTGACCTCCAACTGCGTCAACCCCGGGTACGTGCGCACCCCCCTGGTGGAGAAGCAGATCGCCGACCAGGCGCGCACCCACGGCGTCCCCGCCGACGAGGTGGTGGAGACGGTGCTGCTCGCCCGCAGCCCGATCAAGCGGCTCGTCGAACCGGCCGAGGTCGCCGAGATGGTGGCCTACCTGTGCTGTCCCGAGGCGTCCTTCGTCAACGGCGCCTCCCTGACCGTCGACGGAGCCTGGAGCGCGAGCTGA